A segment of the Siphonobacter curvatus genome:
ATCAGCAATACGCTGGCATCCACGGTTTCGGCTACTTTATCTCCATCCTTGAACTGTACCCAACACTGCAGTTTTTCATTCCAGAAGTTATGGTAAATGTCCTGGTAGATTTCATCGCGTACCTGTACCCATTCCTGCTGCGGGAAGGGGAACGATCGGTGAACCCCGATTTTGATGGCCCGGTCCATGGCCACCCAGCACATCAGGCGAGAGTGCAGAAATTCGTGCTCTTCGTTCCGGATTTCCCAGATGCCATGATCAGGTTCCCGCCAGCGTTCCATTACGATTTTGACTTCCTTGCAGATGATTTCCCACAATTCGTACGTAATCGGCTGGTGGTAATTATTAAAGATGTAAATCGTATCCAGGAGTTCACCGTAGATGTCCAGTTGCAACTGACTATTGGCTTCGTTTCCGATGCGAACGGGGGCCGACTGCTTGTAGCCTTCCAGGTGCGTCAGTTCGATTTCTTCCATGTCGGCCGTACCATCCACCTTGTACAGCAAGTGCAGATCGCGATTTTTATCCTGTTCGATGATCCAACGCAGAAAATCAGCGGCTTCCTGTTTGAAGCCCAGTTTCAGAAAAGCGTACATGGTAAAGGCCGCGTCCCGAATCCAAGTAAAGCGATAATCCCAGTTCCGGTCGCCGCCCAGTTCCTCCGGTAAGCCAAAGGTTGCCGCCGCTACTACCGAGCCAAACTCTACAGAAGTGAGCAATTTCAGCGTAATCGCCGACCGACAGATCATTTCCTTCCAGCGGCCTTTGTAGGTCGTTTGGTTGACCCACTTACGCCAGAAATTAATCGTATCGAAATACGTTTTTTCCGCATAAAAAGCCAGATCGGCGAGGTCTTTTTCTTTACCTGCATCAATGGATTCCAGGACGATCAACGCCCGTTCCGATTCCTTCAGTTCAAACTCGGCGTAGGCATCTCCATCGCGTACCTCCAATGGAAAACTGGCCTGTAAACGAAGTTCGGTTTTGGTACCGTCGTCCGCTTTAAAATACAACGCCTCCCCTTTGGGCTCGACGGAATGCTTTTCGCGGGCATAATCAAACCGCGGCTGCATCTTCATTTTGAACTTGATGGTCCCCCGCACCGCCTTGATCTTACGAACGACGGCGTTATAACTCCGTTCGGATTCATTTCGGACGGGCATATAATCCGTTATCTCGGCGATTCCTTCTTCCGAAAAAAAGCGGGTAATCAGCACGGCCGTCTCGGGCAGATACAGCTGTTTGTGCTGCACCTCCTTCATCTGAGGCTCTACCGAAAAATGGCCTCCCTTCTGGTGATCCAGAATACGGGCAAAGACACTCGGGGAATCGAATCGGGGAAAGCATAAGAAATCAATCGAACCATCCATGCCGACCAAGGCGGTCGTTTTCATGTTGCCGATGATTCCATAATTTTCAATGGGTTTATAGTTTTGGGGCGATTGTCGCATAACGTATCGGGTTAACTCTGATTGTTTGTTTTTGAAGTGATTTAAAGGGTACTCTCGGTTTCCTGGTCGACTTCCGTCAGGGGATAGCGGAACATACCCGCGAGCATGGAATCGGTAGCTGGCATTTCATCTTTCTCGACCAGATACACTTTCCCACCGTACGCGATGGTCTTTTGAGCGGCTTCATTGATTAGTGAATAACTGTTGCGGCTCGGCGATTCCTCTACGGTAAGGCTAAACTTTTCCGCGTCGTACGTTCCCCATAATTCTTCCTGGGCCTGAACGAATAGGGTATCGACCCCACCACTGAGAGCAGTTAGGATCACGGTATCCACATCATCCCCACCCTGTCCTTTCGCGGCAAAAAGCCCGTAATCCTCTTTTCGATCGAGACGGTCCTGTACGAATTGAGGTTCCATCAGTTGCCAGGCCTCGGTCGACAGTGTTAGGGTATCGTCTTCCGAATAACTGCCCGTTAAATACGGCTCGACCACGTGGATATAGTTGCTGGCCTGTTTGTACAGCGGAATCAAATAATCGACCCCTGCCAGTAGCAGTGGCAAGGGATTCTGGTTCAAAATCGTTTCAATGTCCGTACTCAACCGATGGTAATACTGGAGAATCTCTGCTTTCCGGGCTTCGCTTGACCCGCTTCCCTGGCCATGAAACATGGCTCCCGCTTCGCCAATGCCACTGCGGTGTTGCAGGGCTTTCTGATTATCCGCGTCTTCGATTTCTTCGGTGTAAGAAGCCGAAACGGAGTCAGGCAGAGGAATTTGATCAATGGTAGAACGGGTCATCTCAAACAGGCTTACCTGTTTCAGATTTAATACCAGCAGATAGAAGTGTCCGTCGTCGTTTAGCTCGGGAATGAGCGGTAACAGGTAGGGCCGCTGGTTTACCCGACAAATGGGCGATTCGATGGACAAGGGTAGTTTGTAGAACACACTTTCGCCATCAAATATGAAGTACGCTAGCAGGTCTGAACTGTACTTCCAGAATTCCTGATCGTCCAGTAACTGAAAGCCTTCCGCCAAAAATGAATCGGCATCTGATTCTGACATTTCATGGACTTCCAGCAGTTGATTCCGGGCTTCAGTCAACGCGTTTTTGAAGTGAATTTTACTTGATTGGTGCCCATCGGTTGAAATCTTTTCCGTCGGCGTATAAAGGGAGACGCAAAGAGTTGCTTCTTTTTGAGCTAAAGCATTGAAATGATCTACATTAAATCGGGTCATAAGCTTTCTGTTTTGAAGAGTGTATTAGTGAGAAGTTTTCGTGTACGCATAGGTCATCCTGCATCTGTCGAAAACAGACGTTTGAATAGACCTCAAAGAAGTAGGCTTAGTCTACAAACTGACGGCGTAGTTTTTCTCCCGCGTCCCGAAGGCTACTATGCCAAGAAGCCGAGTTGGCTTCCGCGAACAGATCTTTACCCGGTACGCCCAGACGCCAGCGTACCACTTTATTGCTTTCCGGGTTGCGGCCATCCTCACTGAAGTAGAAGTCAGCCGCTACGATATCCTGCCGAAAACGCATGAGGCGTCGCAGTTCGTTTTCAACCTGAGATACAAGCTCGGGAGACTCCTTGAATCCCACCGTTTGCAAGTCAATTTTGATGCCATCCACACTGTGTTCCATGATTCTTTTGTTTTAGGGTTATTAGAAAATTCTAACGACCTGTACCTTAAAATCCGAGTGTACCAGGCGGTCAAACCGGTACGTCGACCAAAATTAATTCACTGTTAATCAGCTACTTGACACCTTAAATTTACGGGTCACTGATTAGATACTTATACTTAAAAAAACCATGCGGGCTTCTTTTACGTATCAATACTCCACGAATGAAGCAGTGCTTTTATTTAACAAGACGATGAAGTCTGTGCATGCCTAAGGTTTTATTCATCTTTCGCGACAAGTGGAAGGGAAGATAGAGTCTTACCGGAGTCGGGTAGCTGATTTCCCCTAGGCAGCGTGGCAAGTAGAGAACCGTCGGGCAAGAAGCGATGAATTGAAAGGTTAGCCATTCATCAAACACAATTCCTAGTTCACGAAAACATATACTATTTTCAGTCGCGTAATCCAGCGTAGTATAACAGACCTTTTAAACACAGAAACGTATGAAACGAGTGACGGGCTTTGGCGGTATCTTTTTTAAAACGAAAGACCCTCAAGCGACGCGGACCTGGTATAATCAACA
Coding sequences within it:
- a CDS encoding HPF/RaiA family ribosome-associated protein; the protein is MEHSVDGIKIDLQTVGFKESPELVSQVENELRRLMRFRQDIVAADFYFSEDGRNPESNKVVRWRLGVPGKDLFAEANSASWHSSLRDAGEKLRRQFVD
- a CDS encoding glycoside hydrolase family 15 protein, producing the protein MRQSPQNYKPIENYGIIGNMKTTALVGMDGSIDFLCFPRFDSPSVFARILDHQKGGHFSVEPQMKEVQHKQLYLPETAVLITRFFSEEGIAEITDYMPVRNESERSYNAVVRKIKAVRGTIKFKMKMQPRFDYAREKHSVEPKGEALYFKADDGTKTELRLQASFPLEVRDGDAYAEFELKESERALIVLESIDAGKEKDLADLAFYAEKTYFDTINFWRKWVNQTTYKGRWKEMICRSAITLKLLTSVEFGSVVAAATFGLPEELGGDRNWDYRFTWIRDAAFTMYAFLKLGFKQEAADFLRWIIEQDKNRDLHLLYKVDGTADMEEIELTHLEGYKQSAPVRIGNEANSQLQLDIYGELLDTIYIFNNYHQPITYELWEIICKEVKIVMERWREPDHGIWEIRNEEHEFLHSRLMCWVAMDRAIKIGVHRSFPFPQQEWVQVRDEIYQDIYHNFWNEKLQCWVQFKDGDKVAETVDASVLLMPLVHFITPDEPRWISTLEAVNQHLRLDVLVYRYDNEVSGIDGLEGEEGTFTMCSFWYVECLAKAGRLDEAVENFEKMLGYGNHLGLFAEQISKKGEHLGNFPQAFTHLGLISAALELDKKLTRKNG
- a CDS encoding baeRF7 domain-containing protein; its protein translation is MTRFNVDHFNALAQKEATLCVSLYTPTEKISTDGHQSSKIHFKNALTEARNQLLEVHEMSESDADSFLAEGFQLLDDQEFWKYSSDLLAYFIFDGESVFYKLPLSIESPICRVNQRPYLLPLIPELNDDGHFYLLVLNLKQVSLFEMTRSTIDQIPLPDSVSASYTEEIEDADNQKALQHRSGIGEAGAMFHGQGSGSSEARKAEILQYYHRLSTDIETILNQNPLPLLLAGVDYLIPLYKQASNYIHVVEPYLTGSYSEDDTLTLSTEAWQLMEPQFVQDRLDRKEDYGLFAAKGQGGDDVDTVILTALSGGVDTLFVQAQEELWGTYDAEKFSLTVEESPSRNSYSLINEAAQKTIAYGGKVYLVEKDEMPATDSMLAGMFRYPLTEVDQETESTL